A window of the Streptomyces sp. NBC_00454 genome harbors these coding sequences:
- a CDS encoding sec-independent translocase, translating into MFNDIGALELVTIVVLAILIFGPDKLPKVIQDVTGVIRKIRAFSDSAKQDIRSELGPEFKDFEFEDLNPKNFIRKQLAENEDLKDIRSSFDLRKELNDVTDAVNSKEAEPVPTPAASGDTAAPASSGGPDLLKKPAAPAQERRTVFDADAT; encoded by the coding sequence GTGTTCAACGACATAGGCGCACTCGAACTGGTCACGATCGTAGTGCTGGCCATTCTCATCTTCGGCCCGGACAAGCTGCCCAAGGTCATCCAGGACGTCACAGGCGTCATCCGGAAGATCCGCGCGTTCTCGGACAGCGCGAAGCAGGACATCCGCTCCGAACTCGGCCCGGAGTTCAAGGACTTCGAGTTCGAGGACCTCAATCCGAAGAACTTCATCCGCAAGCAGCTGGCGGAGAACGAGGACCTCAAGGACATCCGCAGCTCCTTCGACCTCCGCAAGGAGCTGAACGACGTCACCGACGCCGTCAACAGCAAGGAAGCCGAACCGGTCCCGACCCCGGCCGCCTCCGGCGACACCGCGGCTCCCGCTTCGAGCGGCGGTCCGGACCTGCTGAAGAAGCCCGCCGCCCCGGCGCAGGAGCGGCGCACGGTCTTCGACGCGGACGCCACCTGA
- a CDS encoding Mrp/NBP35 family ATP-binding protein, with amino-acid sequence MATDTSSAGTAAVPEQDAILDALATVNDPEIHRPITELGMVKSVEIGDGGAVAVTVYLTVSGCPMRETITNLVTEAVQRVPGVTSVAVTLDVMSDEQRKELASTLRGGTAEREVPFAQPGSLTRVYAVASGKGGVGKSSVTVNLAAAMAADGLKVGVVDADIYGHSVPRMLGVEGRPTQVENMIMPPSAHGVKVISIGMFTPGNAPVVWRGPMLHRALQQFLADVFWGDLDVLLLDLPPGTGDIAISVAQLVPNAEILVVTTPQQAAAEVAERAGSIAVQTHQKIVGVVENMSGLPCPHCDEMVDVFGSGGGQRVADGLTKTIGANVPVLGSIPIDVRLREGGDEGKPVVLSDPDSPAGAALRAIAGKLGGRARGLAGMSLGITPRNKF; translated from the coding sequence ATGGCTACCGACACAAGCTCCGCCGGCACTGCCGCCGTGCCCGAGCAGGACGCGATCCTGGACGCGCTGGCGACGGTGAACGACCCCGAGATCCACCGGCCGATCACCGAGCTCGGCATGGTCAAATCGGTGGAGATCGGCGACGGCGGCGCGGTCGCCGTCACCGTGTACCTCACGGTGTCCGGCTGTCCCATGCGCGAGACCATCACCAACCTCGTCACCGAGGCCGTACAGCGGGTCCCCGGCGTCACCTCGGTCGCCGTCACGCTCGACGTGATGAGCGACGAGCAGCGCAAGGAGCTCGCCAGCACCCTGCGCGGCGGCACCGCCGAGCGCGAGGTCCCCTTCGCCCAGCCCGGCTCCCTGACCCGCGTCTACGCGGTCGCCTCCGGCAAGGGCGGCGTGGGCAAGTCCTCCGTCACCGTCAACCTGGCGGCCGCGATGGCCGCCGACGGCCTCAAGGTCGGCGTGGTCGACGCGGACATCTACGGCCACAGCGTGCCGCGCATGCTCGGCGTGGAGGGCCGCCCCACCCAGGTCGAAAACATGATCATGCCGCCGTCCGCGCACGGCGTGAAGGTCATCTCCATCGGCATGTTCACCCCCGGCAACGCGCCGGTGGTCTGGCGCGGTCCGATGCTCCACCGGGCCCTCCAGCAGTTCCTGGCCGACGTGTTCTGGGGCGACCTGGACGTCCTGCTGCTCGACCTGCCGCCGGGTACCGGCGACATCGCGATCTCCGTGGCCCAGCTGGTGCCCAACGCCGAGATCCTCGTCGTGACCACCCCGCAGCAGGCTGCGGCCGAGGTCGCGGAGCGGGCCGGCTCGATCGCCGTGCAGACGCACCAGAAGATCGTCGGCGTCGTCGAGAACATGTCCGGGCTGCCCTGCCCGCACTGCGACGAGATGGTCGACGTGTTCGGCTCCGGCGGCGGCCAGCGGGTCGCCGACGGCCTGACGAAGACGATCGGCGCGAACGTGCCGGTGCTCGGCTCGATCCCGATCGACGTGCGCCTGCGCGAGGGCGGCGACGAGGGCAAGCCGGTCGTCCTGTCCGACCCCGACTCCCCGGCGGGCGCGGCCCTGCGCGCCATCGCCGGCAAGCTGGGCGGCCGCGCCCGCGGCCTGGCGGGCATGTCGCTGGGGATCACGCCGCGGAACAAGTTCTGA
- a CDS encoding DUF1003 domain-containing protein, with amino-acid sequence MTRSRARLDLPRPARRRLLPEYDPEAFGRLSERVARFLGTGRFIVWMTVVIIVWVLWNIFAPQHLRFDTYPFIFLTLMLSLQASYAAPLILLAQNRQDDRDRVNLEQDRKQNERSLADTEYLTREIAALRMGLGEVATRDWIRSEFQDLIKEMDERRLFPAESDEGDR; translated from the coding sequence CTGACCCGCTCGCGCGCGCGGCTGGACCTGCCGCGCCCGGCGCGCCGGCGGCTGCTGCCCGAGTACGACCCCGAGGCGTTCGGACGGCTGTCGGAGCGGGTGGCACGCTTCCTCGGCACGGGCCGGTTCATCGTCTGGATGACCGTCGTCATCATCGTCTGGGTGCTGTGGAACATCTTCGCGCCGCAGCATCTGCGCTTCGACACGTACCCCTTCATCTTCCTGACCCTGATGCTGTCGCTCCAGGCCTCCTACGCGGCCCCGCTGATCCTGCTCGCGCAGAACCGGCAGGACGACCGGGACCGGGTCAACCTGGAACAGGACCGCAAGCAGAACGAGCGCTCGCTGGCGGACACCGAGTACCTGACGCGCGAGATCGCGGCCCTGCGGATGGGCCTGGGAGAGGTCGCCACGCGCGACTGGATCCGGTCCGAGTTCCAGGACCTGATCAAGGAGATGGACGAACGGCGGCTATTCCCCGCCGAGAGTGACGAAGGCGACCGCTAG
- a CDS encoding magnesium transporter MgtE N-terminal domain-containing protein yields the protein MAAGAPRIFVSHLSGVPVFDPNGDQVGRVRDLVAMLRVAGRPPRLLGLVVEVVSRRRIFLPMTRVTGVESGQVITTGVVNMRRFEQRPTERLILGELLDRRVRLVADDEEVTVLDVAIQQLPARRDWEIDRIFVRKGKSGALRRRGETLTVEWSAVTGFSLEEHGQGAENLVATFEQMRPADVANVLHHLTPKRRAEVANALDDDRLADVMEELPEDEQVEILGKLKEERAADVLEAMDPDDAADLLSELPEDDKERLLTLMRPDDAADVRRLLSYEENTAGGLMTTEPIVLRPDATVADALARVRQSDLSPALAAQVYVCRPPDETPTGKYLGTVHFQRLLRDPPFTLVSSIVDTGLAPLRPDSSLPVVTSYLAAYNMVAVPVVDESGSLLGAVTVDDVLDHLLPDDWRETDFHSEGAGGPEDPERAEEALRDH from the coding sequence ATGGCGGCAGGCGCCCCACGGATCTTCGTCTCGCATCTGTCGGGTGTGCCCGTGTTCGATCCCAACGGCGACCAGGTGGGCCGCGTCCGCGACCTCGTCGCGATGCTCCGCGTGGCCGGCCGGCCGCCGCGGCTGCTCGGCCTGGTGGTCGAGGTGGTCAGCCGGCGCCGGATCTTCCTGCCCATGACCCGGGTGACGGGAGTCGAGTCCGGGCAGGTCATCACCACCGGGGTCGTCAACATGCGGCGCTTCGAACAGCGCCCCACCGAGCGGCTGATCCTCGGCGAACTGCTCGACCGGCGGGTGCGGCTGGTCGCGGACGACGAGGAGGTCACCGTCCTCGACGTGGCCATCCAGCAGCTGCCGGCCCGCCGGGACTGGGAGATCGACCGGATCTTCGTACGGAAGGGCAAGTCGGGCGCGCTGCGCCGGCGCGGCGAGACCCTGACCGTCGAGTGGTCGGCGGTGACGGGCTTCTCGCTGGAGGAGCACGGGCAGGGCGCCGAGAACCTGGTCGCCACCTTCGAGCAGATGCGCCCGGCGGACGTCGCCAACGTCCTGCACCACCTGACGCCGAAGCGGCGCGCCGAGGTGGCCAACGCCCTCGACGACGACCGGCTCGCGGACGTCATGGAGGAGCTGCCCGAGGACGAGCAGGTGGAGATCCTCGGGAAGCTGAAGGAGGAGCGCGCGGCCGACGTCCTGGAGGCGATGGACCCGGACGACGCGGCCGACCTGCTGTCCGAGCTGCCGGAGGACGACAAGGAGCGGCTGCTGACGCTGATGCGGCCGGACGACGCGGCCGACGTGCGGCGTCTGCTGTCGTACGAGGAGAACACCGCGGGCGGTCTGATGACGACGGAGCCGATCGTGCTGCGGCCCGACGCCACGGTCGCGGACGCGCTGGCCCGCGTACGGCAGTCGGACCTGTCGCCGGCGCTGGCGGCGCAGGTGTACGTGTGCCGGCCGCCGGACGAGACGCCCACGGGCAAGTACCTGGGCACGGTGCACTTCCAGCGGCTGCTGCGGGACCCTCCGTTCACCCTGGTCAGCTCGATCGTGGACACCGGTCTGGCGCCGCTGCGGCCGGACTCCTCGCTGCCGGTGGTGACCAGCTACCTGGCCGCGTACAACATGGTCGCCGTGCCGGTGGTCGACGAGAGCGGCTCGCTGCTGGGCGCGGTCACCGTGGACGACGTACTGGACCACCTGCTCCCGGACGACTGGCGGGAGACGGACTTCCATTCGGAGGGAGCCGGCGGGCCCGAGGATCCCGAGCGTGCGGAAGAGGCCCTACGTGACCACTGA
- a CDS encoding magnesium and cobalt transport protein CorA, protein MSMLPYLRAAVRPALRRSTPVQPGYDTTRDPSASTAVVDCAVYRDGRRGGSAMDGGRLTPREAMRQVREDGGFAWIGLHEPTEDEFAGIAAVFGLHPLAVEDAVHAHQRPKLERYDDTLFTVFKTIHYVEHAELTATSEVVETGEVMCFTGPDFVITVRHGGQGSLRGLRHRLQDDPALLARGPSAVLHSLADHVVDGYIAVASAVQDDIDEVESEVFAAPAKGSARGGDAGRIYQLKREVMEFKRAVSPLLRPMELLSERPMRLVDPDIQKYFRDVADHLARVHEQVVGFDELLNSILQANLAQASVAQNEDMRKITSWAAIIAVPTMICGVYGMNFENMPELHWRYGYPMVMAAIAGSCFTIHRALRRNGWL, encoded by the coding sequence ATGTCGATGCTGCCCTACCTCCGTGCCGCCGTCCGTCCGGCACTGCGCCGGTCCACCCCCGTACAGCCCGGCTACGACACCACCCGCGACCCCTCCGCGAGCACCGCGGTGGTCGACTGCGCCGTCTACCGCGACGGGCGGCGCGGCGGGTCCGCGATGGACGGCGGGCGCCTGACGCCCCGTGAGGCGATGCGGCAGGTCCGCGAGGACGGCGGTTTCGCGTGGATCGGCCTGCACGAGCCGACCGAGGACGAGTTCGCCGGGATCGCCGCCGTGTTCGGCCTGCACCCGCTCGCCGTGGAGGACGCGGTCCACGCCCACCAGCGGCCGAAGCTGGAGCGCTACGACGACACCCTCTTCACCGTCTTCAAGACGATTCACTACGTGGAGCACGCCGAACTCACCGCCACCAGCGAGGTGGTGGAGACCGGCGAGGTGATGTGCTTCACCGGCCCCGACTTCGTCATCACCGTCCGGCACGGCGGCCAGGGCTCCCTGCGGGGTCTGCGCCACCGCCTCCAGGACGACCCGGCGCTCCTCGCCCGGGGTCCGTCCGCCGTGCTGCACTCCCTCGCCGACCACGTGGTCGACGGTTACATCGCCGTCGCATCGGCCGTCCAGGACGACATCGACGAGGTGGAGAGCGAGGTCTTCGCCGCTCCCGCCAAGGGCAGTGCGCGCGGCGGCGACGCGGGCCGCATCTACCAGCTCAAGCGCGAGGTGATGGAGTTCAAGCGGGCCGTCTCCCCGCTGCTGCGGCCCATGGAGCTGCTCAGCGAGCGCCCGATGCGGCTGGTGGACCCGGACATCCAGAAGTACTTCCGCGACGTCGCCGACCACCTGGCGCGCGTCCACGAGCAGGTCGTCGGCTTCGACGAGCTGCTGAACTCGATCCTCCAGGCCAATCTGGCGCAGGCCTCCGTCGCCCAGAACGAGGACATGCGCAAGATCACCTCGTGGGCGGCGATCATCGCCGTGCCGACGATGATCTGCGGGGTGTACGGGATGAACTTCGAGAACATGCCGGAGCTGCACTGGCGCTACGGCTATCCGATGGTGATGGCCGCCATCGCCGGCAGCTGTTTCACCATCCACCGGGCCCTGCGCCGCAACGGCTGGCTGTAG
- a CDS encoding suppressor of fused domain protein, which produces MAEILALVEARLRSALGEPDARAAVTFLGTDRIEVLRFTEGDLVRYATLGMSAHPMADPTVVVADPVRGPRAELVLTVRGGLAPTDKLLRPLAVLGAAPQVEGLIVAPGASLDVGEPLWDGAAFTSVLVAEPGGLVEDLALDAPMDPVAFFPLLPMTANEAAWKRVHGAAALQERWLAHGTDLRDPLRTAVALD; this is translated from the coding sequence ATGGCAGAAATTCTGGCCCTTGTGGAAGCCCGGCTGCGCAGCGCGCTCGGCGAACCCGACGCACGCGCGGCCGTCACCTTCCTGGGCACCGACCGCATCGAAGTACTCCGCTTCACGGAAGGGGACCTGGTGCGGTACGCGACCCTCGGCATGTCCGCCCATCCGATGGCCGACCCGACCGTGGTGGTCGCCGATCCGGTACGGGGCCCCCGCGCCGAGCTCGTGCTGACCGTACGGGGCGGACTCGCGCCCACCGACAAGCTGCTGCGGCCGCTGGCCGTGCTCGGCGCGGCGCCCCAGGTGGAGGGGCTGATCGTGGCTCCCGGGGCCTCGCTGGACGTGGGGGAACCGCTGTGGGACGGGGCGGCGTTCACCTCCGTACTGGTGGCGGAGCCCGGTGGACTGGTGGAGGACCTCGCCCTCGACGCCCCCATGGACCCGGTGGCCTTCTTCCCGCTCCTGCCGATGACGGCCAACGAGGCGGCGTGGAAGCGGGTGCACGGCGCGGCCGCCCTCCAGGAACGCTGGCTCGCGCACGGCACGGATCTGCGGGACCCTCTGCGTACGGCCGTCGCACTGGATTGA
- a CDS encoding DUF6758 family protein: protein MRGEPSCPKCGGRVRAPGLFADSWQCTVHGAVHPLQPVIPPSVEGLSVVVNRAQVPVWMPWPLPVGWLFTGVASAGDDRSGGRATAVACSGPGPLGGIGELVLIAEELGVGLGARFAGIDAPDPGSYMNVSAPPHTKVVAAGRPTPLWHVSGVPDDRAVFAGEARGLWLWAIVWPEQSGLLMYDELVLTDLRDAGAEVELLPCGALSPRILSS, encoded by the coding sequence ATGAGGGGCGAACCGAGTTGCCCGAAGTGCGGTGGCCGGGTCAGGGCGCCCGGTCTCTTCGCCGACTCCTGGCAGTGCACGGTGCACGGAGCGGTGCACCCCCTGCAGCCGGTGATCCCGCCGAGCGTCGAGGGCCTGAGCGTGGTGGTCAACCGGGCACAGGTCCCGGTCTGGATGCCGTGGCCGCTGCCCGTGGGATGGCTGTTCACCGGGGTCGCGTCCGCCGGTGACGACCGCAGCGGCGGCCGGGCCACGGCCGTGGCCTGCTCGGGCCCCGGCCCGCTGGGCGGCATCGGCGAGCTGGTGCTGATCGCGGAGGAACTGGGCGTGGGCCTGGGCGCGCGGTTCGCGGGCATCGACGCCCCCGATCCGGGCTCCTACATGAACGTCTCCGCCCCGCCGCACACCAAGGTCGTCGCCGCGGGCCGCCCGACGCCGCTGTGGCACGTGAGCGGCGTCCCGGACGACCGGGCCGTCTTCGCGGGCGAGGCGCGCGGGCTGTGGCTGTGGGCCATCGTCTGGCCGGAGCAGTCGGGGCTCCTGATGTACGACGAGCTCGTCCTGACGGACCTGCGGGACGCGGGAGCCGAGGTGGAGCTCCTGCCCTGCGGAGCCTTGAGTCCGCGTATTTTGTCCTCCTGA